Proteins encoded in a region of the Vitis riparia cultivar Riparia Gloire de Montpellier isolate 1030 chromosome 7, EGFV_Vit.rip_1.0, whole genome shotgun sequence genome:
- the LOC117917898 gene encoding MDIS1-interacting receptor like kinase 2-like isoform X1 produces MRSMAIIPSTCIVVIQFVFLISLLSFKVTSSSRTEAEALIQWKNSLSSSPSLNSSWALTNIENLCSWTGVVCGTTGTVSEINLSQANLKGTIAQFDFGSFPNLTRFNLSINNLNGLIPSTVANLSKLTFLDLSNNLFEGNIPWEIGQLKELQYLSFYNNCLNGTIPYQITNLQKIWYLHLGWNYLKSPDWSKFSTMPLLTHLDFNFNELASVFPGFITDCRNLTYLDLSWNHLTGPIPESLFRNSGKLEFLNLAQNLFEGKISSSIGQLRNLQKLNLHGNGLNSTIPGELGHCSNLTFLSLAENLLAGVLPLSLTNLNKISELGLPGNSLSGEISPYFFTNWTELISLQLQHNLFFGKIPSEIGLLKKLNVLFLYNNKLNGSIPSETGNLRELSSLDLSRNQLSGPIPPTICKLTKLTLLQLFYNNLSGTIPPEIGNMSSLVILNLNTNNLEGELPETGNLRELSSLDLSGNQLSGPIPPTMCKLTKLTLLQLFYNNLSGTIPPEIGNMSSLVILNLNTNNLEGELPETGNLRELSSLDLSGNQLSGPIPPTMCKLTKLTLLQLFYNNLSGTIPPEIGNMSSLVILDLHTNNLEGELPETMSLLNNLERLSLFTNNFSGTVPRELGKNNLNLKNVGFSDNSFAGELPPGLCNSFTLQLLTVNGNSFTGQLPDCLRNCSSLHRVRLEGNHFTGDISKAFGVHPNLSFISLSGNQFSGELSPEWGECQGLTKLQMDGNKISRKIPSELGKLSQLQVLSLDSNEFTGEIPMELTKLSLLFNLSLSKNFFTGKIPQSIGTLSNLRYLNLAENKLSGSIPKELGNCELLDSLDLSHNALSGEIPSELGNLVNLQYLLDLSSNSLSRTIPSNLGKLVRLESLNLSRNNLMGKIPSSFSSMLSLNSIDFSYNQLTGQIPSSNIFKKAAYTGNSGLCGYAEGLNPCYSTSPSSKPSKLNKKVLIGVLVPTCGLLFLAFIVAVIVILHPRSKHSDEETESTEKYDAEEWLIWKRRGIFTFEDIVKATEDFSEKNCIGKGGFGRVYKAVLPQGQTVAVKRLNMSDSSNIPTTNRLSFKNEIEILTEVQHRNIIKLFGFCSRKGIMYLVYKYIERGSLGKVLYGEEGKMELSWATRVKIVQGVAHAIAYLHHDCSPPIVHRDVTLNNILLDSEFEPRLSDFGTARLLYPDSSNWTAAAGSYGYMAPELAFTMCITDKCDVYSFGVVALEVMMGRHPGELLVSLPSSALSDDPGLLLKDVLDQRLPMPTGQLAEEVVFVVNVAIACTHAAPESRPTMRFVAKELSAQPRLPHSEPFPR; encoded by the exons ATGAGGAGCATGGCTATAATCCCAAGCACTTGTATTGTTGTTATTCAGTTTGTCTTCCTCATCTCCTTACTTTCTTTCAAGGTTACATCCTCATCCAGAACAGAGGCAGAAGCTCTCATCCAGTGGAAGAACAGCTTGTCTTCTTCCCCCTCTCTCAATTCATCGTGGGCTCTCACCAACATTGAAAACCTTTGCAGCTGGACGGGCGTTGTGTGTGGCACCACCGGAACTGTCTCCGAGATCAACCTCTCCCAGGCCAACCTCAAAGGAACGATTGCCCAGTTTGATTTTGGTTCGTTTCCTAATCTCACCCGCTTCAATCTCAGCATCAACAACCTCAACGGGTTGATACCATCCACAGTTGCCAACCTATCCAAGCTCACTTTCTTGGATTTAAGCAACAACCTTTTTGAGGGCAACATCCCTTGGGAGATTGGACAGCTGAAGGAGCTTCAGTATCTTAGCTTTTACAACAACTGTCTCAATGGCACCATCCCCTACCAAATTACCAATCTTCaaaagatatggtacttacaccTTGGATGGAACTACTTGAAGTCTCCGGACTGGTCCAAGTTTTCGACCATGCCTCTGTTGACACACCTAGACTTCAACTTCAATGAACTTGCATCAGTGTTCCCGGGGTTCATAACTGACTGCCGGAACCTGACATACCTCGACTTGTCGTGGAATCACTTGACTGGTCCGATACCAGAGTCACTATTTCGCAATTCGGGGAAACTTGAATTCCTCAATCTTGCTCAGAATTTATTTGAAGGCAAGATTTCTTCTTCCATAGGTCAACTCAGAAACCTTCAGAAACTCAATCTCCATGGCAATGGCCTCAATTCTACAATTCCGGGGGAGCTTGGGCATTGTTCTAACCTCACCTTCTTGTCTCTAGCTGAGAACTTACTTGCTGGAGTGCTGCCTTTGTCCTTGACCAATCTTAACAAGATATCAGAGTTGGGCTTGCCTGGAAATTCATTATCTGGTGAGATCTCCCCATATTTCTTCACCAATTGGACTGAATTGATATCTTTGCAACTTCAGCACAATCTCTTCTTTGGAAAAATTCCATCTGAAATTGGCCTTTTGAAAAAGCTGAATGTCCTTTTCCTTTATAATAATAAGCTCAATGGCTCAATCCCCTCGGAGACTGGGAACTTGAGAGAGTTGTCTTCCTTAGACCTTTCGCGAAACCAGCTCTCAGGTCCAATTCCTCCAACAATATGCAAGCTCACCAAGCTTACTCTCTTACAGCTTTTCTACAACAATCTTAGTGGAACAATTCCTCCAGAGATTGGTAATATGAGCTCGCTGGTTATCCTCAATCTCAACACcaacaatttggaaggagagcTACCAGAGACTGGGAACTTGAGAGAGTTGTCTTCCTTAGACCTTTCGGGAAACCAGCTCTCAGGTCCAATTCCTCCAACAATGTGCAAGCTCACCAAGCTTACTCTCTTACAGCTTTTCTACAACAATCTTAGTGGAACAATTCCTCCAGAGATTGGTAATATGAGCTCGCTGGTTATCCTCAATCTCAACACcaacaatttggaaggagagcTACCAGAGACTGGGAACTTGAGAGAGTTGTCTTCCTTAGACCTTTCGGGAAACCAGCTCTCAGGTCCAATTCCTCCAACAATGTGCAAGCTCACCAAGCTTACTCTCTTACAGCTTTTCTACAACAATCTTAGTGGAACAATTCCTCCAGAGATTGGTAATATGAGCTCGCTGGTTATCCTCGATCTCCACACcaacaatttggaaggagagcTACCAGAGACCATGTCACTTCTCAATAATCTAGAGAGACTCTCTCTATTCACCAATAATTTCTCGGGCACTGTTCCAAGGGAACTGGGGAAAAACAACCTCAACTTGAAGAATGTAGGCTTTTCTGACAACAGCTTCGCAGGAGAACTGCCGCCTGGACTATGTAATAGTTTCACTCTTCAACTGTTAACAGTAAACGGCAACAGCTTTACCGGGCAATTACCAGATTGCTTGAGGAATTGCTCGAGCCTACATCGTGTCCGTCTTGAAGGGAACCACTTCACTGGGGACATTTCCAAGGCATTTGGAGTCCATCCAAATCTCAGTTTTATTTCTCTGAGCGGCAACCAATTTTCAGGCGAGCTGTCACCTGAGTGGGGAGAATGCCAGGGCCTCACTAAATTACAGATGGATGGAAATAAAATCTCTCGTAAAATCCCATCTGAGCTTGGGAAGTTGTCTCAATTGCAGGTCCTAAGTCTGGATTCCAATGAATTTACTGGGGAAATTCCAATGGAACTGACGAAACTAAGCCTGTTGTTCAACCTCAGCTTGAGCAAAAACTTTTTCACAGGAAAGATCCCTCAGAGTATAGGCACTTTATCTAATCTCCGGTATCTCAATTTAGCGGAAAATAAACTCAGTGGAAGCATACCAAAAGAGCTTGGGAATTGTGAGCTCTTGGACAGCTTGGACTTAAGCCACAACGCTTTGTCAGGTGAAATACCATCAGAGCTCGGAAACTTGGTCAATTTGCAGTATCTTTTGGACCTCAGCAGCAATTCACTCTCAAGAACAATCCCTTCAAACCTGGGAAAGCTTGTGAGATTGGAGAGCCTCAATCTCTCTCGAAACAATCTTATGGGGAAAATCCCATCATCATTTTCAAGCATGCTCAGTCTAAATTCCATTGATTTCTCATACAATCAGTTGACTGGTCAGATTCCAAGTAGCAATATTTTCAAGAAGGCAGCCTATACTGGAAACTCAGGTTTGTGTGGATATGCAGAAGGATTGAATCCTTGTTATTCAACTTCCCCCAGCAGCAAGCCCTCCAAGTTGAACAAAAAGGTTCTTATTGGTGTCCTTGTTCCTACTTGTGGGCTCTTGTTTTTGGCATTCATTGTTGCTGTAATTGTAATCCTCCATCCACGATCCAAACACTCTGATGAAGAGACTGAAAGTACAGAAAAGTATGATGCTGAGGAGTGGTTAATTTGGAAAAGACGAGGAATATTCACATTTGAGGATATTGTGAAGGCCACCGAAGACTTCAGTGAGAAGAACTGCATCGGAAAGGGAGGATTCGGGAGAGTTTACAAAGCTGTGTTGCCACAGGGTCAGACAGTTGCAGTTAAAAGACTCAATATGTCAGACTCAAGCAACATTCCAACAACAAATCGGCTGAGTTTTAAGAATGAGATCGAAATCCTGACAGAAGTTCAGCACCGAAATATCATTAAGCTTTTTGGGTTCTGTTCCAGGAAGGGGATCATGTACTTggtttataaatatatagagaGAGGCAGTTTGGGGAAAGTGTTGTATGGGGAAGAGGGGAAGATGGAGCTAAGCTGGGCCACAAGGGTTAAGATTGTGCAAGGCGTGGCCCATGCAATTGCTTACTTGCACCATGACTGCTCTCCGCCCATTGTCCACCGTGATGTAACTCTGAATAACATTTTGCTTGACTCAGAGTTTGAGCCACGGCTCTCAGACTTTGGAACTGCAAGACTGTTGTACCCGGACTCATCCAACTGGACTGCAGCAGCTGGGTCTTATGGCTACATGGCTCCAG AGCTTGCGTTTACAATGTGCATCACAGATAAATGTGATGTCTACAGCTTTGGAGTGGTGGCACTGGAAGTAATGATGGGGAGGCATCCAGGGGAGCTCCTAGTTTCACTACCATCATCAGCACTATCTGATGATCCTGGTTTGCTTCTGAAGGATGTGCTGGATCAGAGACTTCCAATGCCCACAGGGCAATTAGCAGAAGAAGTAGTGTTTGTAGTCAATGTAGCCATAGCATGCACGCATGCGGCTCCAGAGTCACGACCCACCATGCGTTTTGTGGCAAAAGAACTATCAGCTCAACCGAGGCTCCCCCATTCGGAGCCTTTCCCCAGGTAA